From a single Flavobacterium sp. genomic region:
- a CDS encoding SusC/RagA family TonB-linked outer membrane protein — MNKNAFFSYWASQLLPKLILTLAVFSTAILQAQNTVIKGTVSDNVGTLSGVTVVIKGTTTGTLTDIDGNFQITAQPSDVLVFSYLGYQTQEVPINNRTIIKINLQEDTTTLKEVIVNAGYYNVKDKEGTGSIATVKAAAIEQQPVTNVLATLQGRMAGVNITQATGVPGGGFSIQIRGVNSIRTEGNQPLYLVDGMPFSTESMGNAAISGSIMGGVLNPLNAINPSDIESVEVLKDADATAIYGSRGANGVVLITTKKGKKGKTQFTVDTYTGAGTISRRLDLLNTPQYLAMREEAFANDGISSYPFWAYDVNGTWDRNRYTDWQKELIGGTALTRNISLGVSGGTGNTQFMVRGTHFNETTVFPGDFSYGKSAVHFNIAHQSDNQKFQMNMSGNYVADKNNLFSTDLTRLATTIAPNAPALYDADGNLNWENGTWDNPLSLLNGRYLTTTKGLTVGSTLSYAILPDLELKSSFGYSDTRVAESSTSPSTIYNPAYGLTSAISSTMVNQSQQNSWSIEPQIHWQKTLGNGKVSMLLGSTFQERSATQLAVYGAGFSSNALLDNLSAASFTQIMNDSEINYRYMALFGRLNYSLQDKYFFNLTGRRDGSSRFGPGNRFATFGAVGAAWLFSKTDFFEKQLPFISFGKLRASYGTTGSDQIGDYQFLNTYTPSGIGYNGVIGLVPDRLFNPDFSWEVNKKFEVALETGFLNDAIFITAAYFKNRSSNQLVGIPLPGTTGFNSMQANLDATVENRGLELIFRSVNFSKKNFNWTTSVNLTLPKNELIAFPDLEGSVYANQYVIGQPLGIYKVYEFAGVNPTTGIYEFRDFNGDGLLTDLEDRQKIVDTSPDYFGGLQNNLRYKNWELDFLFQFVKQIGVNSNAISALPGSSSNMPNSVLNHWQQVGDTGPTQLYTAGFNGAAVNAFYSYYTRSDAAYSDASYVRLKNLSFSYTLPNSILKNFKCKLYFQGQNLLTFTRFNGADPENQSRGQLPTLRVLTLGMQLTF, encoded by the coding sequence ATGAATAAAAATGCATTCTTTAGTTATTGGGCATCACAACTATTGCCCAAACTTATTCTCACATTAGCTGTATTTTCAACAGCTATACTACAAGCACAAAATACGGTTATCAAAGGAACTGTTTCCGATAACGTGGGTACGCTTTCGGGTGTTACCGTTGTTATCAAAGGAACCACAACCGGAACGTTAACCGATATTGATGGTAACTTTCAAATTACTGCTCAACCCAGTGATGTCTTAGTGTTTTCCTATTTAGGATATCAAACACAAGAAGTACCAATTAACAACAGGACTATAATTAAAATTAATCTACAAGAAGACACAACAACACTTAAAGAAGTGATTGTAAATGCAGGTTATTATAATGTAAAAGACAAGGAGGGTACAGGTAGTATTGCAACTGTAAAAGCTGCAGCTATTGAACAACAACCCGTAACCAATGTTTTGGCTACATTGCAAGGACGAATGGCTGGGGTAAATATTACGCAGGCTACGGGTGTTCCAGGCGGTGGATTTAGTATACAAATTCGCGGAGTGAATAGTATTCGAACCGAAGGCAATCAGCCTTTGTATTTGGTTGATGGTATGCCATTTTCAACGGAGAGTATGGGAAATGCTGCTATATCAGGTTCTATTATGGGAGGAGTTTTAAATCCTTTGAATGCTATTAATCCTTCCGATATTGAAAGCGTTGAAGTATTAAAAGATGCGGATGCTACAGCCATTTATGGTTCTAGAGGCGCCAATGGAGTAGTGCTGATTACCACTAAGAAAGGAAAAAAAGGCAAGACACAATTTACTGTTGACACTTATACTGGGGCAGGTACAATCAGCCGAAGACTGGATTTATTGAATACTCCACAATATTTAGCCATGCGTGAAGAAGCCTTTGCTAATGATGGCATAAGTAGTTATCCGTTTTGGGCGTATGATGTTAATGGTACTTGGGATCGTAACCGTTATACTGATTGGCAAAAAGAATTGATAGGAGGAACTGCTCTAACGAGAAATATTTCGTTAGGTGTTTCAGGAGGAACAGGAAATACTCAGTTTATGGTGAGAGGGACACACTTTAATGAGACCACGGTATTTCCAGGTGATTTTAGTTATGGTAAAAGTGCCGTTCATTTCAATATTGCCCATCAGTCTGATAACCAAAAGTTTCAAATGAATATGTCGGGTAATTATGTTGCGGATAAAAACAACTTGTTTAGTACCGATTTGACTCGATTGGCAACAACTATAGCACCCAACGCACCTGCCTTATATGATGCTGATGGGAATTTGAATTGGGAAAACGGCACTTGGGATAATCCTTTGAGTTTGTTGAATGGAAGATATTTAACAACTACTAAAGGTTTAACCGTTGGAAGTACCCTTTCTTATGCTATACTTCCCGATTTAGAATTGAAATCATCTTTTGGTTATAGTGATACCCGAGTAGCAGAGTCTAGTACAAGTCCGTCGACTATTTATAATCCCGCTTATGGATTAACCAGTGCTATTTCGTCTACCATGGTTAATCAATCTCAACAGAATTCTTGGAGTATAGAACCCCAAATACATTGGCAAAAGACCTTAGGTAATGGGAAAGTTAGTATGTTGCTTGGGAGTACTTTTCAAGAGCGAAGTGCGACTCAGTTAGCGGTTTATGGTGCAGGATTTTCGAGTAATGCTTTGTTAGACAATTTGTCGGCTGCTTCATTTACTCAAATCATGAACGATTCCGAAATCAATTACCGTTATATGGCATTATTTGGTCGTTTGAATTATAGCTTACAAGACAAATATTTTTTTAATTTAACAGGGCGTAGAGATGGTTCAAGCCGTTTTGGACCTGGTAACCGTTTTGCTACATTTGGAGCTGTAGGTGCTGCTTGGTTGTTTAGTAAAACCGACTTTTTTGAAAAACAACTTCCGTTTATAAGTTTTGGAAAATTACGAGCTAGTTACGGTACTACGGGCAGTGATCAAATAGGGGATTATCAGTTTTTAAATACCTACACACCCAGTGGTATTGGTTATAATGGTGTAATAGGTTTGGTACCTGACCGTTTGTTTAATCCTGATTTTAGTTGGGAAGTAAATAAAAAATTTGAAGTAGCATTAGAAACTGGATTTTTAAATGACGCTATTTTTATAACTGCAGCTTATTTTAAAAATCGTTCTTCGAATCAGTTAGTTGGGATTCCTTTACCCGGTACAACAGGTTTTAATTCCATGCAAGCTAATTTAGATGCCACTGTTGAAAATAGAGGTTTAGAGTTGATTTTTCGAAGTGTAAATTTTTCAAAGAAAAATTTCAATTGGACTACTTCTGTCAATTTAACATTACCTAAGAATGAGTTGATAGCTTTCCCTGATTTAGAGGGTTCGGTCTATGCGAATCAATATGTTATAGGTCAGCCTTTAGGAATTTATAAGGTCTATGAATTTGCTGGGGTTAACCCAACTACTGGAATTTATGAATTTAGAGATTTTAATGGTGATGGATTATTGACTGATTTAGAAGATCGTCAAAAGATTGTAGATACCTCACCCGATTATTTTGGAGGATTGCAAAATAATTTGCGTTATAAAAACTGGGAATTGGATTTTCTATTTCAGTTTGTAAAACAGATTGGGGTTAATAGCAATGCAATTTCTGCTTTACCAGGGTCTTCAAGTAATATGCCTAACTCTGTATTAAATCATTGGCAACAAGTAGGCGATACAGGCCCCACACAACTCTACACGGCTGGTTTTAATGGTGCGGCTGTAAATGCTTTTTATTCTTATTATACACGAAGTGATGCGGCTTATAGTGATGCTTCTTATGTACGTTTGAAAAATCTATCCTTTTCGTATACATTGCCAAATTCTATTTTGAAAAATTTTAAATGTAAACTTTACTTTCAAGGACAGAATTTATTGACTTTCACACGATTTAACGGAGCAGACCCTGAAAATCAATCTAGAGGTCAGTTACCTACATTACGTGTATTGACTTTAGGGATGCAATTGACTTTTTAA
- a CDS encoding DUF262 domain-containing protein has translation MAYKSKSILQIVKEIEGSKVFLPALQRKFVWGKPQIELLFDSLMRNFPIGTFLFWNLNREVANNYVFYEFLREYDQRNPYNKKKDGSLLNPEIIGVLDGQQRLSSMYIGLQGTHTEKAPYMRWADDNAYRKSKLFLNLLSLPYRVNSENIIETIEEQNFEFRFLTEKESEDWVYRKIRQQDENGAERVNEDNMFWFKVGDVLSWNADPEFDIIIDSFIKKCKNQKQKDIINEKRRLVKKTLETLHKRISTDQLINYFEIDKQDLEDILKIFIRVNSGGTQLNKTDLLFSTIVATWDSGRDEIEGLLQKINRKGDGFGFSNEFLMRSCLVLTDAPVLYKVNSFKSENVQKIKNEWKNIANAIEQTVELLVEFGFNQSLLTSQNATIIIAYYIYKNGVINDTTKLDIKKYLIHSLLNGIYGSSQDQLIAFLRNAFRAQSKDENGKIIFKLKSNHFSFEEILKFELPSRKSLYITEIELDNFMSYRKGASSFFVLSLLYPNLKYKEVQFHQDHIHPASKFDVDNFNKIGLSKEMQDEWLKLRDTVPNLQLLEGRQNESKNATAFKVWLDKKDESVRTYFKISNFIPEDISLDFLDFLEFYEKRKSVLIEELKKVLAINNNAQLTNQEYLEKETIADED, from the coding sequence ATGGCATATAAAAGTAAAAGCATACTACAAATTGTAAAAGAAATTGAAGGTAGCAAAGTTTTCCTACCAGCTTTACAAAGAAAATTTGTTTGGGGAAAACCTCAAATTGAACTTCTTTTTGATTCATTAATGAGAAACTTCCCTATTGGAACTTTTCTCTTTTGGAATTTAAATAGAGAAGTTGCTAACAACTATGTTTTTTATGAGTTTTTGAGGGAATACGACCAAAGAAATCCATACAATAAAAAGAAAGATGGTAGTTTATTAAATCCTGAAATAATTGGTGTGCTTGATGGACAGCAAAGACTCAGTTCGATGTATATTGGACTTCAAGGTACACACACAGAAAAAGCACCATATATGCGTTGGGCAGATGATAATGCTTATCGTAAGTCAAAACTATTTCTAAACTTACTTTCGCTACCTTACAGAGTAAATTCTGAAAATATCATTGAAACTATTGAGGAACAGAATTTCGAATTTAGATTTCTTACTGAAAAAGAAAGTGAAGACTGGGTATATAGAAAAATCAGACAACAAGATGAAAATGGAGCAGAAAGGGTAAATGAAGACAATATGTTTTGGTTTAAAGTTGGAGACGTATTATCGTGGAATGCCGACCCAGAATTTGATATTATTATAGACTCATTTATAAAAAAATGTAAGAACCAAAAACAAAAAGATATTATCAATGAGAAAAGAAGGTTAGTAAAAAAAACGCTTGAAACTTTACATAAACGAATATCAACTGACCAACTTATCAACTATTTTGAAATTGACAAGCAAGATCTAGAAGATATACTAAAAATATTTATTCGTGTTAATAGTGGTGGAACACAATTAAATAAAACTGACTTGTTATTTTCTACAATAGTCGCTACCTGGGACAGCGGCAGAGATGAAATTGAAGGGCTACTACAAAAAATCAATAGAAAAGGAGATGGTTTTGGCTTCTCAAACGAATTTTTAATGCGTTCTTGTTTGGTATTAACAGACGCCCCAGTTCTTTATAAGGTCAATTCATTTAAATCTGAAAATGTTCAAAAAATCAAAAATGAATGGAAAAATATTGCAAATGCAATTGAACAAACTGTTGAACTTTTAGTAGAGTTTGGATTTAATCAAAGCTTATTAACTTCTCAAAATGCAACCATAATTATCGCTTATTACATATACAAAAATGGAGTAATTAATGATACAACTAAGCTTGATATCAAGAAGTATTTAATACACTCCTTACTAAATGGTATTTATGGTAGTTCTCAAGATCAATTGATTGCATTTTTGAGAAATGCATTCCGTGCACAATCAAAAGATGAAAATGGTAAAATAATATTCAAACTAAAAAGCAATCATTTTTCTTTTGAGGAAATTTTAAAATTTGAACTTCCTTCACGAAAATCTCTATACATAACAGAAATTGAATTAGACAATTTTATGTCATACCGAAAGGGTGCTTCATCATTCTTTGTTTTATCATTACTATACCCTAACTTAAAATACAAAGAGGTTCAATTTCATCAAGATCACATACACCCAGCATCTAAATTTGATGTTGACAATTTTAACAAAATAGGACTATCTAAAGAAATGCAAGATGAATGGTTAAAACTTAGGGATACAGTTCCTAATTTACAGCTTTTAGAGGGAAGACAAAATGAATCAAAGAATGCAACTGCATTTAAAGTTTGGCTAGATAAAAAAGATGAATCAGTAAGGACTTATTTTAAAATTAGCAATTTTATACCCGAGGACATCAGTTTAGATTTCTTAGACTTTCTTGAGTTTTACGAAAAAAGAAAGTCAGTATTAATAGAAGAGCTCAAAAAAGTACTAGCTATAAACAATAACGCCCAATTAACAAACCAAGAATATTTAGAAAAAGAAACAATTGCAGACGAGGACTAA
- a CDS encoding phospholipase D family protein: MNKFITGENLENAVYEIIWEAKKNLIIVSPFIKLDDYFKRLFNNHINNPKLHILIVFGKNENEKNKSLSNEDFNYFKKFLNISIVYVPNLHAKYYGNEKKGVITSINLYDYSFKNNIEFGVYSELNLLSKYRKNADNDAWQTCYNLAEKSEAIFIKRPVYEKKILSPILGKNYVKSDILHDITSIFFSSFDSIKQYQIKTLNDFDSELDLGSMTKLRPYREVIEIQTIGYCIRTGDKIAYNPNKPYSNKSYRSWASFKKENYPENFCHKTGKRSNGKTSMKKPIL; the protein is encoded by the coding sequence ATGAACAAATTTATTACTGGTGAAAACCTTGAAAATGCAGTTTATGAAATAATATGGGAGGCAAAAAAAAACCTTATAATTGTGTCTCCATTTATAAAACTTGATGACTATTTCAAAAGATTATTTAATAATCATATCAACAACCCAAAATTACATATATTAATTGTATTTGGTAAAAATGAAAACGAAAAAAACAAAAGTTTAAGTAATGAAGATTTTAACTATTTTAAAAAGTTTCTCAATATAAGTATTGTTTATGTTCCTAATTTACATGCTAAATACTACGGAAATGAGAAAAAAGGAGTAATTACATCTATAAACTTATACGATTATTCTTTTAAAAATAATATAGAATTTGGTGTTTACTCTGAACTTAATCTTTTAAGTAAATATAGAAAGAATGCCGATAATGACGCATGGCAAACATGCTATAATCTTGCAGAAAAAAGTGAAGCAATTTTTATTAAACGACCTGTATACGAAAAGAAAATACTCAGCCCTATTTTAGGAAAAAATTATGTGAAATCGGACATTTTACATGACATTACGTCAATCTTTTTTTCTTCATTTGATAGTATCAAACAATATCAAATAAAAACTTTGAATGATTTTGATTCTGAATTAGATTTAGGATCAATGACTAAATTAAGACCATATAGAGAAGTGATTGAAATACAAACAATTGGATATTGCATAAGAACTGGTGATAAAATTGCATATAATCCAAACAAGCCATATTCAAATAAATCATACAGAAGTTGGGCATCCTTTAAAAAAGAAAACTATCCAGAAAATTTTTGTCATAAAACAGGTAAACGTTCAAACGGAAAAACATCAATGAAAAAACCAATACTCTAA
- a CDS encoding HIRAN domain-containing protein → MILKKIYLSWRPGKGDGRFLVGVFSRENSSGDDIVFKYQSDEVKKASNKGFYNYPEFPDFDKEYRTNLKTALSLRLMPKTRADRNNYLSFWNANIEGLDWFDELGFTQGELATDTFEFLAEYPKKHNGVGVNFVSDIAALSHLKLDSDCVNIGDKLRFELEPENQVDKSAVKIFKNSECIGYVKRGHNLFFHKVKNEEIDIRVTNLEKNGKMKQIYFSVRVI, encoded by the coding sequence ATGATATTAAAAAAAATCTATTTAAGTTGGAGACCAGGCAAAGGAGATGGTCGATTTTTAGTAGGTGTCTTTTCAAGAGAAAATTCATCAGGGGACGATATTGTATTTAAATATCAATCCGATGAAGTCAAGAAAGCTAGTAACAAAGGATTTTATAACTATCCCGAGTTTCCAGACTTTGACAAAGAATATCGTACCAATCTAAAAACAGCTTTATCTTTAAGATTGATGCCAAAAACTAGAGCGGATCGAAACAATTATTTATCTTTTTGGAACGCTAACATTGAAGGTCTAGATTGGTTTGATGAATTAGGGTTTACACAAGGAGAGTTAGCAACTGACACCTTTGAATTTCTTGCTGAATATCCAAAAAAACACAATGGTGTAGGAGTTAATTTTGTTTCAGACATTGCTGCCCTATCCCATTTAAAATTAGATTCAGATTGCGTAAACATAGGTGATAAATTAAGATTTGAACTTGAGCCAGAAAATCAAGTTGATAAATCAGCGGTAAAGATTTTCAAAAATTCTGAATGTATAGGTTACGTTAAAAGAGGTCATAACTTATTCTTTCATAAAGTCAAAAACGAAGAAATTGACATAAGGGTAACGAATCTTGAAAAAAATGGAAAAATGAAACAAATATATTTTTCAGTAAGAGTAATATAA
- the kwaB gene encoding anti-phage protein KwaB gives MNLQELRDQLSIINDEVNPIGINVHLIKKNDDETETILKADISVELADELKEIFRATINNKFFDNQELVLREISSSIETFNSIFYYDLEEFPEKLASANNFDPFSEYEDFSFNNDDIESIKAILITVGNVENHFTIYKHVYPVTIVRQDRMLGFLPIGDRFEKLSSNILQINNSIDFLFANDNLFVNNIKTLSSAYGYNEIIKNQARQNITLIQDLDLIANIGELTAFVNNIKYAKRVLRINANSPVLQLAKLRVIEFITNHPKLSTKIRLNATNDRIMLDTDISKIITIGILNDDYLKSNLTDLDYESENKSEIEED, from the coding sequence ATGAATTTACAAGAACTTAGAGATCAATTGAGTATTATAAATGATGAAGTTAATCCTATTGGAATAAATGTTCATCTTATTAAAAAAAATGATGATGAAACAGAAACAATTTTAAAAGCTGATATTTCGGTTGAGCTAGCTGATGAATTAAAAGAAATTTTCAGAGCTACAATAAATAATAAATTCTTCGATAATCAAGAATTAGTTTTAAGAGAAATCTCAAGTTCAATTGAAACTTTTAATTCAATTTTCTACTATGATTTGGAAGAGTTTCCAGAGAAATTAGCATCAGCTAACAATTTTGACCCATTCTCCGAGTATGAAGATTTTTCTTTTAACAATGACGATATAGAAAGTATAAAAGCTATATTAATAACTGTTGGGAATGTTGAAAATCATTTTACAATTTACAAGCATGTTTATCCTGTTACAATTGTAAGACAAGATAGAATGCTTGGCTTTCTTCCTATTGGAGATAGATTTGAAAAACTAAGTTCAAACATTTTGCAAATCAACAACTCAATAGATTTCCTTTTCGCAAACGATAATTTATTTGTAAACAATATTAAAACATTATCATCGGCTTATGGTTATAATGAAATTATAAAAAATCAGGCAAGACAAAATATAACGTTAATTCAAGATTTAGATTTAATAGCCAACATTGGTGAATTAACCGCTTTCGTTAATAATATAAAATATGCAAAACGAGTTCTGCGAATAAATGCAAATTCTCCTGTGTTACAATTAGCAAAATTGAGAGTTATAGAGTTTATAACAAATCATCCTAAACTAAGTACAAAAATTAGACTGAATGCAACTAATGACAGAATTATGCTTGATACTGACATATCAAAAATAATTACAATCGGTATATTAAATGATGACTATCTGAAATCTAACTTAACCGATCTTGATTATGAAAGTGAAAACAAATCCGAAATAGAAGAAGATTAA
- the kwaA gene encoding anti-phage protein KwaA — MKLKIQLYILSLWLLFILLFINKVKIPLCFFDCEFVGWKKLLLDNIIPTISIVIVVLGFIFYFRFKYIVSGNKSLPEKVTNIENINWEHLTFLVTYVIPLLSFDLDFNLDEDRNSLMFFLVLIIIGLIYVKTNMFYTNPTLAILGYHIYKISTTKRNNVIFISRDIISENDWIEYKLLSDNIYIANKSKPNEFTRT, encoded by the coding sequence ATGAAATTAAAAATTCAACTTTACATATTATCATTGTGGCTATTGTTTATTTTATTATTTATCAATAAAGTAAAAATCCCTCTTTGCTTTTTTGATTGTGAATTTGTAGGCTGGAAGAAACTGCTTTTAGACAACATAATTCCAACTATTTCAATAGTTATTGTTGTTCTTGGATTTATATTTTATTTCAGATTTAAATATATTGTAAGCGGTAATAAATCTTTACCAGAAAAAGTAACAAATATTGAAAATATAAATTGGGAACATTTAACATTCTTAGTAACTTATGTTATTCCACTTTTAAGTTTTGATCTAGATTTTAACTTAGATGAAGATAGAAATAGTCTAATGTTCTTTTTAGTCTTAATAATTATTGGATTGATTTATGTTAAAACAAATATGTTTTATACAAATCCAACTCTTGCAATTTTAGGATACCACATTTATAAAATTTCTACAACGAAAAGGAATAACGTTATATTCATTTCAAGAGATATAATTTCTGAAAATGATTGGATTGAATATAAATTATTAAGTGATAACATTTACATAGCAAATAAATCTAAACCAAATGAATTTACAAGAACTTAG
- a CDS encoding transglycosylase domain-containing protein produces MKALLRGAISQIKYLKKVFHLIESGGSTITMQLARTLFIPSNQNKYIRKIFEIWIAIWLNRKFTKQEILNLYIVSVRYDYAVMGLSKAIKHFYGNINKKILTPEESFVLVERLSNVTGTHKQERINYLINKSTVELDLYKINRIYQTLKEQKKIK; encoded by the coding sequence ATTAAAGCACTTCTTAGAGGTGCAATTAGTCAAATTAAATATTTAAAAAAAGTATTTCACCTCATTGAAAGTGGTGGTTCAACAATAACTATGCAATTAGCCAGGACATTATTTATACCTTCAAATCAAAACAAATACATAAGAAAAATATTTGAAATTTGGATTGCAATTTGGTTAAATAGAAAATTTACAAAACAAGAGATTTTAAACTTATATATAGTTTCTGTTCGCTATGATTATGCGGTAATGGGGTTATCAAAAGCAATTAAACATTTTTATGGAAACATAAATAAAAAAATATTAACTCCTGAAGAAAGCTTTGTTTTAGTTGAAAGACTTTCAAATGTTACAGGTACTCATAAACAAGAAAGAATTAACTATTTAATTAACAAGTCAACCGTTGAATTAGACCTATATAAAATCAATCGCATTTATCAAACCTTAAAAGAACAAAAAAAAATTAAATAG
- a CDS encoding RteC domain-containing protein — MKNFTNRLLIELENQLEETQTIEDDPIKKLEVAIEYVVISLEKLKAFFKNYNLNNKQDEIYFFKEIKPQFTSKLIYYNEIYNIEINKPIGDEKRIKKYYSKEIKKLKNFFTKNKEFYKYYRTKNTCLDKKYFLRKKYDIKLTLESYYFQSDPVFSTTHDYLIAKLIANEKIIIFLENKLNNQTANTTKKNDKNILKWTGTKVALVELVYALHNEKIINNGNISLNECIKAVENFFNTEIKQHNRIFLEIRNRKTIDKTNFINSLQVNLNNKINQLDE; from the coding sequence ATGAAAAACTTCACAAATAGACTATTAATTGAATTAGAAAATCAATTAGAAGAAACCCAAACTATTGAAGATGATCCAATAAAAAAATTAGAAGTGGCTATTGAGTATGTTGTCATTTCATTAGAAAAATTAAAAGCATTTTTTAAAAATTATAACCTAAATAATAAACAAGATGAAATCTATTTCTTTAAAGAAATCAAACCACAATTTACAAGTAAATTAATTTACTATAATGAGATTTACAATATTGAAATAAATAAACCCATAGGTGATGAAAAAAGAATAAAAAAATACTATTCTAAAGAAATAAAAAAACTTAAAAACTTTTTTACAAAAAATAAAGAGTTCTACAAATATTACAGAACAAAAAACACCTGCCTTGATAAAAAATATTTCTTAAGAAAAAAATACGATATAAAACTCACATTGGAAAGTTATTACTTCCAATCAGATCCAGTCTTTTCTACCACACACGATTACTTGATCGCTAAACTTATAGCAAACGAAAAAATCATTATTTTTCTTGAAAACAAACTAAATAACCAAACAGCTAATACTACCAAAAAAAATGATAAAAACATTTTGAAATGGACTGGAACAAAAGTGGCATTAGTTGAACTCGTATATGCATTACATAACGAAAAAATCATCAACAATGGAAATATAAGTTTAAATGAATGTATAAAAGCAGTTGAAAATTTTTTCAATACCGAAATAAAACAACATAATCGAATCTTCCTTGAAATAAGAAATCGAAAAACAATTGATAAAACAAACTTCATAAATTCTCTTCAAGTCAATCTAAATAATAAAATAAATCAATTAGATGAATAA
- a CDS encoding helix-turn-helix domain-containing protein gives MIDKDEFLILFGKIIEKHRIEQNLSYRQLAQRCDIDHSNISKIEKGEINITLNTILELSKGLKLQPNQLFDFKIDLDKE, from the coding sequence ATGATTGATAAAGATGAATTTTTAATTCTTTTTGGAAAGATTATAGAAAAGCATAGAATTGAACAAAATCTAAGCTACAGACAATTAGCTCAAAGATGCGATATTGATCATAGTAACATTAGCAAGATTGAAAAGGGTGAAATCAATATCACCTTAAATACTATTCTTGAATTATCAAAAGGATTAAAATTACAACCAAACCAGCTATTTGATTTCAAAATTGATTTAGACAAGGAATAA